The Dioscorea cayenensis subsp. rotundata cultivar TDr96_F1 chromosome 19, TDr96_F1_v2_PseudoChromosome.rev07_lg8_w22 25.fasta, whole genome shotgun sequence genome includes a window with the following:
- the LOC120284127 gene encoding uncharacterized protein LOC120284127: MGSKKVMEKEKMPEIEVVESPTRGRKPNPNVENKTPPPVKEYVPHLPYPSRLKNDRTNEKFKRVLDLLKKLHITVPFVEALSQMPKRLGLSDLKPTRMTLQLADHSITHPRGIIDDVLVKVDKFIFPVDIVILDVDENVEVPLILGRSLLATSQALIDVSNGRITLRVGDEEVMFALSNTMKHPSTFDDTCYFLDKNHSLVDECVQETLHKEPFEESLDDPYIEETTFAYTNID, from the exons ATGGGTAGTAAAAAGgtgatggagaaggaaaagaTGCCAGAAATTGAAGTTGTTGAAAGTCCTACAAGGGGAAGAAAGCCTAATCCAAATGTTGAGAATAAAACACCACCACCGGTGAAGGAGTATGTTCCCCACCTCCCTTATCCctcaaggttgaagaatgatcGCACAAATGAAAAATTCAAGAGAGTTCTGGATTTGTTGAAGAAATTGCACATTACTGTACCATTTGTTGAAGCCTTGTCTCAAATGCCAAA GAGACTTGGACTTAGTGACCTTAAGCCAACTAGGATGACTTTACAACTAGCCGACCACTCCATTACACATCCTAGGGGAATCATAGATGATGTGTTGGTTAAGGTTGACAAATTCATCTTCCCGGTAGACATTGTGATTTTAGATGTAGACGAAAATGTTGAAGTGCCCCTCATTCTTGGTAGGTCACTCCTAGCCACCTCCCAAGCCCTCATTGATGTTAGCAATGGTAGAATAACACTTAGggttggggatgaggaagtcatgTTTGCTTTATCCAATACAATGAAACATCCTTCTACTTTTGATGATACATGTTATTTTCTTGATAAAAATCACTCACTTGTTGATGAATGTGTGCAAGAAACTTTGCACAAAGAACCTTTCGAGGAGTCATTGGATGACCCTTACATTGAAGAGACTACCTTTGCTTACACCAATATCGACTAA